In Pelmatolapia mariae isolate MD_Pm_ZW linkage group LG8, Pm_UMD_F_2, whole genome shotgun sequence, one genomic interval encodes:
- the LOC134633430 gene encoding stonustoxin subunit beta-like translates to MASKVTEVAALGRPFTLGMLYDARSDKLIPGVTLWDAKTLQEKSVEKNHHSSEFEVSATDSIEKKSSLLDVDVSLKASFLGGLIEVGGSAKYLNDKKNSDNQSRVTLQYKATTKFKQLMLTPDETKNTQQAENVKNLATHVVTGILYGANAFFVFDSEKLDPKNIQDIKGTMQTVIKKIPSFNVDGKVDIKLSDEEKTVTDKFTCKFYGDFILQSNPGTFEDAVKTYIQLPKLLGENRENCVPLKVTLMPLKILNPEAAQMMTGISVGLVRKAQDALKDLYNLEISCNDLLEDRVGRSFPQVPEKLSRFKKLCEYFRSSLQETMATKLPSIRAGEEDEQELVKVFDDRDKSPFSQERLTKWIKDEEREVTLIRYFVDMMEGTKIISDQSELDREVFKPGVEEVLCFVFTSLKSTDPYLQNMSDYLEKKKLEGTDGNTPPTQDQWYRSDEVIKQMTEKAEVVHDLAKALKNDNRFSFLVAAIANDKYKGGSIYHYRKNFLVTDDFSRPDVTDVEKVTDRRDLIWYACELTLDPNTAHFNLILSEGNKKATRGEKQSYPDHPERFDTLHNILCREALTGRCYWEIEWATNKGAHAAAAVCYRGIQRKGDGYPSAFGWNNISWCVGFKWDPEPTYYTGQQSKETKSNTSPTPGCSRLGVFLDWPAGTLSYYEVSADKPRHIHTFKTKFSEPVYPGFYLNKNSYMSLCL, encoded by the exons GTGTCACACTGTGGGATGCTAAAACGCTGCAGGAGAAGTCAGTGGAGAAAAATCATCATAGCAGTGAGTTTGAAGTCAGTGCGACTGATTCCATTGAAAAAAAGTCATCACTGTTGGATGTTGATGTCTCACTGAAGGCCAGTTTCCTGGGTGGACTCATTGAAGTTGGAGGATCAGCCAAGTATCTGAATGATAAGAAGAATTCTGACAATCAGAGTCGAGTCACCCTTCAGTACAAAGCTACCACCAAATTCAAACAGCTGATGTTGACTCCTGATGAAACCAAAAACACCCAACAAGCAGAAAATGTGAAGAATTTGGCGACACATGTAGTCACAGGAATCCTTTATGGAGCAAatgctttctttgtgtttgacaGTGAGAAGTTAGATCCTAAAAACATTCAGGACATCAAGGGAACCATGCAAACGGTGATAAAGAAGATCCCCTCATTTAATGTTGACGGGAAAGTTGACATCAAGCTGAGTGATGAAGAAAAGACTGTGACTGATAAATTCACCTGCAAGTTCTATGGAGACTTCATTCTTCAAAGCAACCCTGGAACATTTGAAGATGCAGTGAAGACATACATCCAACTTCCAAAACTACtgggagaaaacagagaaaactgtgTTCCACTGAAGGTCACACTGATGCCTCTGAAGATTTTAAATCCAGAAGCTGCTCAGATGATGACTGGTATCAGTGTTGGACTTGTTAGAAAGGCTCAAGATGCTCTGAAGGACCTCTATAATCTGGAAATAAGCTGCAATGATCTGCTGGAGGACAGAGTGGGGAGAAGCTTTCCACAGGTACCAGAAAAATTGAGCAGATTCAAGAAGCTCTGTGAGTATTTCAGATCTTCACTCCAGGAAACAATGGCCACGAAACTTCCCTCCATCAGGGCAGGTGAGGAAGATGAGCAGGAATTAGTGAAAGTGTTTGATGACAGAGACAAGTCACCGTTCAGTCAGGAGAGATTAACCAAGTGGATCAAAGATGAAGAGAGAGAAGTCACCCTCATCAGGTACTTTGTAGACATGATGGAGGGAACAAAGATCATCTCAGATCAGTCTGAGCTGGACAGAGAGGTGTTTAAACCAGGAGTAGAGGAAGttctctgctttgttttcacCTCCCTGAAATCCACTGACCCATATCTGCAGAACATGTCTGACTACttggagaaaaagaaactgGAAGGTACTGATGGTAACACTCCACCTACCCAGGACCAATGGTACCGCTCAGATGAAGTGATAAAGCAGATGACAGAAAAGGCCGAAGTTGTCCATGACCTTGCCAAAGCTCTGAAGAATGACAACCGATTCTCTTTCCTGGTAGCAGCCATTGCAAATGACAAATACAAAGGAGGAAGTATCTACCACTACAGGAAGAACTTCCTGGTCACTGATGATTTCTCAAGAcctgatgtcactgatgtggaAAAGGTGACGGACAGAAGAGATCTGATCTGGT atgcCTGTGAGCTCACcctggatccaaacacagccCACTTCAACCTCATCCTGTCTGAAGGAAACAAGAAGGCCACAAGAGGAGAGAAGCAGTCGTATCCTGACCATCCTGAGAGATTCGATACTTTACATAACATCCTGTGCAGAGAAGCTCTGACGGGCCGCTGTTACTGGGAGATAGAGTGGGCCACAAACAAAGGAGcgcatgctgctgctgctgtttgctaCAGAGGAATACAGCGGAAAGGGGACGGTTATCCATCTGCGTTTGGGTGGAATAACATCTCCTGGTGCGTTGGCTTCAAATGGGACCCAGAACCAACTTACTATACTGGGCAGCAAAGTAAGGAGACCAAGTCAAATACCAGTCCAACTCCTGGCTGCTCCCGACTGGGAGTGTTTCTGGACTGGCCTGCAGGGACTCTGTCCTACTATGAAGTGTCAGCTGACAAACCGAGACACATTCACACCTTCAAAACCAAATTCTCTGAACCTGTTTACCCAGGATTCTACTTAAATAAAAACTCCTACATGTCACTGTGTCTGTAA